The following are encoded together in the Lathyrus oleraceus cultivar Zhongwan6 chromosome 3, CAAS_Psat_ZW6_1.0, whole genome shotgun sequence genome:
- the LOC127130379 gene encoding secreted RxLR effector protein 161-like, producing MQDVKTHIHPICIIQKDAASAKVEKKVYRDPRESHLTAVKRIFRYLKGIINLGLYYRKSKDYKLVGYCDIDYVGDRLERKRTSGSSQFLGDNLISWSSKRQSTIALSTTEVEYISASGCNTQML from the exons ATGCAAGATGTCAAGACTCATATTCATCCTATATGTATCATTCAGAAGGATGCGGCAAGTGCTAAGGTAGAGAAAAAGGTATACAGAG atcctagagaatcccACTTAACAGCTGTGAAGAGGATCTTCAGATATCTGAAAGGTATAATTAACCTTGGATTGTATTATAGAAAATCTAAAGATTATAAGCTAGTGGGTTATTGTGATATTGATTATGTTGGAGACAGACTTGAGAGGAAAAGAACTTCTGGGAGCTCACAGTTTTTGGGAGACAACCTAATCTCATGGTCTAGCAAGAGGCAATCAACAATAGCACTATCAACTACTGAAGTTGAATACATTTCAGCTtctggatgcaacactcagatgctctag